TTTTGATAAGCAGATGAAAAACGGCCTTGAGAAATCAGCGGAAAAAGTGAGCAGACAGTAGACGAAAAGAAAAACTCACCAGCCTCCAACAGAATCTGAAATCGGAATAAGGGATTAACAGGCCTTGAGTTTTTCCGGATCTAGGCTGAGAACGTCGATGATTTCTCACAGCCCTGCCTTCCGAAGCTTCAGCGCAGGCAGGCTTGATTTTTTGGTTCGTTTTGTTTCAAGACAAAATGAACAGTGGATAGAGGTTTGAAATGAGATTTTAAAACAAGCGTCCCAATTCTGTTTTGCACTCCAAACAACGCACTCTGTTCGGTGAGGAGGCTTGTTGATCTATTTACCCCGGGTTAAAAACCGGGGCTATTTGTGTGCTGACCCTGTGGGACAGTTTAATAATTTGCAGCAATTGTGCAGGTAAATAGCTCCCCTCCATGTCACGTGCATTTGCGTGAGAGGGAGGGGCTGGGGGTGGGTTATGATGCAGCGGAGCTGCAGGTTGTCGTCGACGGAGCTGAGCTCCGGGACGAGGAGATGGTTTGAATGCCGAATTTCGAATTATGAATGTCGAATTGTGATTTGTTGCATGCCGCTTGAGGCTTGGAAATACTCGTCAGGCGAGCCGTCGTAAAAACACGCCGGAATTCGACAGACGAGGGTTTTCAACGGTTGGTGGCTTTAAAATATCCATCCGGGCGGTATTCGCGCGGGGTGAGATCGGCCAGCCGGTGGAAACCGAGATATCCCTGCTGAATGGCGCCATAGGGTTCTACAACTTCGCCGGATGGGTCAACAGTGATGGATCGTTCATTGAGTTCCAACCAGGAAACCTGCGACCAACCCGGACCCCTGTTCCGTTCGTTTGTCCACTCCAGATAGCGCCAATCTTCCTCCTCACGCATATAAACGATCTCCAGTGATCCTGAAAACCGCACCTCTTTCAGGTACTCCTTTTCAGCCGGGCGGACAATGTCCTCAGCGGTTACCTTAAATAGATTATTCGTATCCCCGGGAAACATCGGTTCCCAAACTCTGTACATGTGAAAGCCCTCTTCTTCAACGCGGTCTTCCAGCACCGACAGCCAGAAATGCCTCATCGACCCGTGAAATGCCTTCAGCCTGTTGAATTCCCATAGAAATTTTTGTGTGGGATCGGATGGGGTCATCTCTTTAAACAGCGGTTCTCCATCCCAGTAAGTGGTATGTCCTGTGTGTTTGAACTCGAACAAGTAGTAGGTTATCTCATAACCCAATGATTTATTTACAATCTCAAGGGGTGCCAGCGCCTCCGCTTTTAATCGTCCCCAGAAGTTGGTATCAAAGCGTAAGACATCTGGATTGAGGATGAACACCGAATCGGCATTTTCGCTCATGCCGAGGAATAATTCTTCAAACCGAGCCAGGTTTCTCCGCCATTTTTTACCCAGGTCATCCACATTAATTTCATCCATTTCATACACTACAGGTTTCAGGTTCAGGTCGATGGTTAACTGATCTCCCGGCTCAACATCCACATTGTAGACCATCCGTTCATACCCGATCATGGTGACAATAATCCGAAAGGAACCGATTGGAATACGCCTCAAGGTATATTGGCCTGAACGATCCGAATAGGTGCCGAGCTTGGTGCCTGATAAGAAGACGTGCGCTCCCTGCAGTGGCTGTCCGGTATCGGTATCAACGACCTCTCCCTTAACAATAGCCTGGGCGCGCAGCAGATCTGTCAATCCAAAAAAGAAAAGAGTGGTGGTTAGAAATATGAAAATGACACGGCGCATGGCATGAACTCCGTATAATCCGGCATTGATTCCTGAACGGCAACATTCATAAATAAACGATCGGTGTTATCATTTTCAATAGGGAGTTTTTGATAGTTTTTGTACCTGTCCGACTACCGGCGGATTAAGACAAATAGTAGATTGAATATTTTTAGATGAGATTTTTGAAGCACCGCCTCAATTTTGTTTTGAATTTCAAACCGATCCCTCTGTTCGGCGTGTATATGGGCGCTTCATTCTTACCCGGGTTAAAACCCAGCCTGTCCCGACGTATTTGGTCGGGAGGGCTATTCATGTCCTGTCCCTTTGGGACAGGGTTGTTATGCAGCGGAGCTCTGGGACGAGGTAATGGTCGGAATTCGGCAGGTGAGGATGTCGTATATCGTAAACCTAATGCTGTATAACGCATCCAGGGTTTTTAAGGCCGTTTTAATAACCATACATTAAAAATCACAATAATTAATGTATGTTTGGTTTTGTTACCCTATTTTAAGGTCGGATTTGCTATCATATATTAAAAAACAAAGAAATTAATGCCAAAAGAGCAGCTCTACCCGGTCAACCCCGATCGTACAAAACCCTGGAATGATCTTCCGGAACTCCCGATTGCCCCGACTCTCTACCGGGATGTGGATATTTATGAGCAGCTGGGCTTGGCAAAGGAGGCCCTGGCGCTGCTGGCTGGACGAAGTATTGCAATTCCCAACCCCGGTATGCTCATCAACTCCATCACCCTGCAGGAGGCGAAGGTATCGAGTGCCATTGAGAATGTGTTTACGACCGATGATGATCTCTACAAGGCGCTCAGTGATTCCAAAGCGGATGGTAAAGCACCGGCCCCGGCGAAGGAGGTGCTGCGCTACCGTGAGGCTTTGTGGGAGGGATATCACTATTTGGAGGAGAACGGTGCATTTGACCGGGACTATTTTATCCGGCTCTATCAGATTATCCAAGAGAGCGGCGATGAAATCCGTCCGCCATTTGCCAGAACTTTTATACGGATGGGGGGTACCGGTCCGAACACAGGAAAGCCAGCCTACACCCCGCCCCGGGGCCAAGGGATAGTGGAGGCCAGGCTCGACAACCTTATCGATTTCCTGAATGATGAGCAGTCACAGCCCGATGATGTTCTGCTGAAGATGTGCATTGCCCATTACCAGTTTGAGGTGATTCACCCGTTCCGGGACGGCAACGGACGTGTCGGCCGTATCATGAACCTGCATATTATTACGCGGCATCATCAGTTGGATCTGCCCATTCTCTATTTGAGC
This is a stretch of genomic DNA from Rhodohalobacter barkolensis. It encodes these proteins:
- a CDS encoding Fic family protein; translation: MPKEQLYPVNPDRTKPWNDLPELPIAPTLYRDVDIYEQLGLAKEALALLAGRSIAIPNPGMLINSITLQEAKVSSAIENVFTTDDDLYKALSDSKADGKAPAPAKEVLRYREALWEGYHYLEENGAFDRDYFIRLYQIIQESGDEIRPPFARTFIRMGGTGPNTGKPAYTPPRGQGIVEARLDNLIDFLNDEQSQPDDVLLKMCIAHYQFEVIHPFRDGNGRVGRIMNLHIITRHHQLDLPILYLSRYILEHKQDYYEYLAGVSQQGDWKSWFLYMLKAVEWTSRLTLRKVNDIIESKEEILDVLRSQTDVRRPEDLAEAIFTQPYIKVNHLTDKGVYAENTARNYLNELADLQILEKKEIKGKHYYINPALVEILSY
- a CDS encoding carboxypeptidase-like regulatory domain-containing protein, producing the protein MRRVIFIFLTTTLFFFGLTDLLRAQAIVKGEVVDTDTGQPLQGAHVFLSGTKLGTYSDRSGQYTLRRIPIGSFRIIVTMIGYERMVYNVDVEPGDQLTIDLNLKPVVYEMDEINVDDLGKKWRRNLARFEELFLGMSENADSVFILNPDVLRFDTNFWGRLKAEALAPLEIVNKSLGYEITYYLFEFKHTGHTTYWDGEPLFKEMTPSDPTQKFLWEFNRLKAFHGSMRHFWLSVLEDRVEEEGFHMYRVWEPMFPGDTNNLFKVTAEDIVRPAEKEYLKEVRFSGSLEIVYMREEEDWRYLEWTNERNRGPGWSQVSWLELNERSITVDPSGEVVEPYGAIQQGYLGFHRLADLTPREYRPDGYFKATNR